One Succinispira mobilis DSM 6222 genomic window carries:
- a CDS encoding MarR family winged helix-turn-helix transcriptional regulator gives MAIKELEESYVPFQCMIVSDSNRFNVEGVSTAQYYILDTLNKQGAKTTKELAEMRGISQSGISKLTKRLLEKKYIIQERQANDRRSYNIVLTKDGKAFLNRVEDFGNEIMNLIEEALTEEEVHAFSMMCKRITNLYAGKQ, from the coding sequence ATGGCTATAAAAGAATTAGAGGAAAGTTATGTTCCCTTTCAATGCATGATTGTATCAGATTCAAATCGGTTCAATGTTGAGGGTGTTTCAACGGCACAATACTATATACTCGATACATTGAATAAGCAAGGGGCGAAAACCACGAAAGAACTTGCTGAAATGAGAGGTATCTCACAATCTGGTATTTCAAAATTAACAAAGCGTTTGCTGGAAAAAAAATATATTATTCAGGAAAGGCAGGCGAATGACCGCCGCTCTTACAATATTGTTCTTACCAAAGATGGAAAAGCTTTTTTAAATCGTGTTGAGGATTTTGGAAATGAAATTATGAACCTAATTGAAGAAGCATTAACAGAGGAAGAAGTACATGCCTTTTCAATGATGTGCAAAAGGATTACGAACTTATACGCAGGAAAGCAATAG
- the kwaA gene encoding anti-phage protein KwaA: MQNRKNNVRLKVKMYILSLWLLFCFITIATLDFKIICESFCSEKIDWLNMLTGNIIPIVCIIMLVLCIIFYFQFKHELSGTTQLPVKVTKVCNRNADYLAFLSTYIIPLVFVNFDSKRQVLILILLLISIGFMYVKTDMFLSNPTLALLGYKINDIKTENGDICGIMISQGDIEENEKIRYIRLDRNAFFVRKV, encoded by the coding sequence ATGCAAAATAGAAAAAACAATGTTAGACTTAAAGTAAAAATGTATATTTTATCCTTGTGGCTACTGTTTTGCTTCATCACTATAGCCACGTTGGATTTTAAGATAATATGCGAAAGTTTTTGCTCTGAAAAGATAGACTGGTTGAATATGTTGACTGGAAATATTATTCCAATTGTTTGCATCATAATGCTCGTGTTGTGTATAATATTTTACTTTCAATTTAAGCATGAGCTAAGTGGTACTACTCAGTTGCCTGTAAAGGTAACTAAGGTGTGCAATAGGAATGCAGATTATTTAGCTTTTCTATCTACTTATATCATTCCTCTTGTATTTGTTAACTTTGATTCAAAAAGGCAAGTACTGATATTGATATTGCTACTTATTTCAATAGGTTTTATGTATGTGAAAACGGACATGTTTTTATCAAATCCCACACTAGCATTGTTGGGTTACAAAATCAATGATATTAAAACAGAAAACGGAGATATATGCGGAATTATGATATCCCAAGGTGATATCGAAGAAAATGAAAAAATACGATATATAAGACTAGACAGAAACGCGTTTTTTGTCAGGAAGGTGTAA
- a CDS encoding type I restriction endonuclease subunit R — protein MPKLCESEIEIMTIEELVSLGYTYLAGVDIAPEMPNAERNSFSDILLMDRLSNALAMLNPAVPSEAIRDATKKLSRIASSNMLTDNENFHRMLVNGVPVEYRSGSDIVGDTIRVCDFSEDGIKNNEFLVVNQFTIIENNNNKRPDVLIFINGIPMVLFELKNPADENATVRKAFDQIGAYKATIPSLFTYNEICIVSDGLEAKAGSLTASFSRFSSWKTKDGIEEASKFDDELSTLIHGLCNPVTLLDYIKNFITYEKTKTEDKETKVTKVETVKKIAAYHQYYAVNKAVSRTIDAAQADGTKKAGVVWHTQGAGKSLSMVFYTGKMVQILNNPTIVVINDRNDLDDQLFDTFADNSDLLRQPPKQADSCEELKELLKVASGGIVFTTIQKFIPDNDKSVYELLSSRDNIIVIADEAHRTQYGFNAKLRDVKDENKNIIGQRIAYGFAKYMRDAMPNATFIGFTGTPVEKQDANTPAVFGNYIDIYDIAQAVEDKVTVRIYYESRLAKVNLTEEGKKLIEQFDAELDETDEIDEAKEAKLKWAKLEAIVGNKDRIKILANDIVTHFEDRQKVFTGKAMVVAMSRRIAADLYDEIIKLRTDWHSDDLDKGVIKVVMTTSSSDGAKLQKHHTTKAQRKALANRMKDENDELKIVIVRDMWLTGFDAPCMNTMYIDKPMKDHSLMQAIARVNRVFKDKPGGLIVDYIGIATNLKKALGFYAESGGKGVPAETHEKAVAIMIEKLEVVRQLFCGFDYSDFFSAQVKDKLSLILKAEDFILALDDGKNRYIKEVTLLGQAYALAKPDPKTIENAEEIAFFQAVKARISKFESTGSRGGDGYDTVIKNIVDSAIASDQVIDVFNAAGIEKPELSILSDEFLKEIEGMKYKNVAIELLKKLLSDEIKIRSRHNLTKSKSLMDMLDGAIKRYQNNLLTTAEIIDELIRIAKEINAADKRGDKLGLTEDELAFYDALEINDSAVKVLGDEQLREIARELAEKVRKNATIDWTVKESVRARLMVIVRRILNKYGYPPDKQKIAIEHVMKQAENLADFWTNTK, from the coding sequence ATGCCAAAACTCTGCGAATCTGAAATAGAAATAATGACCATAGAAGAACTTGTTTCTCTGGGGTATACATATCTTGCTGGTGTTGATATTGCACCTGAAATGCCAAATGCGGAACGAAACAGCTTTTCAGATATACTGCTCATGGATAGACTGAGCAATGCTCTTGCAATGCTTAATCCTGCTGTGCCCTCTGAAGCAATAAGAGATGCAACTAAAAAATTATCCCGGATAGCGTCATCTAATATGCTTACGGACAACGAAAACTTTCATCGTATGCTTGTTAATGGTGTTCCTGTGGAATACCGTAGTGGAAGTGATATTGTTGGTGATACCATTCGGGTTTGTGACTTTTCGGAGGATGGCATAAAGAATAATGAGTTTCTTGTAGTAAATCAGTTTACCATCATAGAAAATAACAATAACAAAAGACCGGATGTATTGATTTTTATAAATGGTATTCCAATGGTTTTGTTTGAACTAAAAAATCCAGCTGATGAAAATGCAACGGTTCGTAAAGCTTTTGACCAGATAGGAGCATACAAAGCCACTATTCCAAGTCTTTTTACTTATAATGAAATATGTATTGTATCTGACGGGCTAGAAGCAAAGGCAGGATCATTAACGGCTTCTTTTTCTCGTTTTAGTTCATGGAAAACAAAAGACGGTATAGAGGAAGCATCAAAATTTGATGATGAATTGTCGACATTAATACATGGGCTTTGCAATCCTGTTACCTTACTCGATTATATAAAGAATTTTATCACATATGAAAAGACCAAGACAGAAGATAAGGAAACTAAAGTTACAAAGGTTGAAACAGTAAAAAAAATTGCAGCTTATCATCAGTATTATGCAGTGAATAAGGCTGTATCCAGAACCATTGATGCGGCACAAGCAGATGGAACAAAAAAAGCGGGAGTCGTATGGCATACGCAAGGCGCTGGAAAATCTCTTTCAATGGTGTTTTATACTGGGAAAATGGTACAGATACTGAACAACCCGACTATCGTAGTCATTAATGATCGCAATGACCTTGACGATCAGCTTTTCGATACTTTTGCAGATAACAGTGACCTGCTTAGGCAACCACCAAAGCAAGCGGACTCTTGCGAGGAATTGAAAGAACTTTTGAAGGTAGCGTCTGGAGGGATTGTATTTACTACTATACAAAAGTTTATACCAGACAATGATAAATCTGTATATGAACTGCTTTCGTCAAGAGATAATATAATTGTTATTGCAGATGAAGCACATAGAACCCAGTATGGATTTAATGCAAAATTGAGAGATGTTAAGGATGAAAACAAAAATATTATAGGCCAACGCATAGCATATGGATTTGCTAAGTATATGCGAGATGCAATGCCTAATGCAACATTTATTGGTTTTACTGGAACGCCTGTTGAAAAACAAGATGCAAATACTCCGGCTGTATTCGGTAACTATATCGATATTTATGATATTGCGCAGGCAGTTGAAGATAAGGTGACTGTTCGCATTTATTATGAAAGTAGATTAGCAAAAGTAAATCTCACAGAAGAAGGAAAGAAGCTAATAGAGCAGTTCGATGCAGAACTTGATGAAACAGATGAAATTGACGAAGCGAAAGAGGCTAAGTTAAAATGGGCAAAACTTGAGGCTATTGTTGGTAATAAAGATCGTATTAAAATTTTGGCAAATGATATTGTGACACATTTTGAGGACAGGCAAAAGGTGTTTACAGGAAAAGCTATGGTTGTTGCAATGAGCCGTCGTATAGCCGCTGATTTATATGATGAGATTATTAAGCTTCGAACGGATTGGCATAGCGATGATTTAGACAAGGGTGTTATTAAGGTAGTTATGACCACATCAAGCTCAGACGGTGCAAAATTGCAAAAACACCATACAACAAAAGCACAAAGAAAAGCACTGGCAAACCGCATGAAGGATGAAAATGATGAGCTAAAAATAGTAATTGTTCGTGATATGTGGTTAACGGGTTTTGATGCACCTTGTATGAATACTATGTACATTGATAAGCCAATGAAAGACCACAGTTTAATGCAAGCAATTGCTCGTGTAAATCGTGTGTTTAAGGACAAGCCGGGTGGACTAATAGTTGATTATATTGGAATAGCCACAAACCTTAAAAAAGCATTAGGTTTTTATGCAGAAAGTGGCGGAAAAGGTGTGCCTGCCGAAACTCATGAAAAAGCAGTTGCAATTATGATAGAAAAGCTAGAAGTAGTACGACAGCTGTTTTGTGGATTTGATTATTCCGATTTCTTTTCGGCACAGGTTAAGGACAAGCTCTCTTTAATACTTAAAGCGGAAGATTTCATACTTGCTCTTGATGACGGTAAGAACAGATATATTAAGGAAGTTACTCTTTTGGGACAAGCTTATGCCCTTGCGAAACCAGACCCTAAGACAATAGAAAATGCTGAAGAAATAGCTTTTTTCCAAGCTGTAAAGGCTCGTATTTCGAAATTTGAATCAACGGGTAGTCGTGGTGGCGATGGGTATGATACAGTTATTAAAAACATAGTTGATTCTGCTATTGCATCAGACCAAGTTATTGATGTTTTTAATGCTGCTGGAATAGAAAAGCCAGAACTATCAATTTTATCAGATGAATTCCTAAAAGAAATTGAAGGAATGAAATACAAAAATGTAGCCATTGAATTATTAAAAAAATTGCTTTCAGATGAAATCAAAATACGATCTAGGCACAATCTTACGAAATCTAAATCATTAATGGATATGCTAGATGGTGCAATAAAACGATATCAAAATAACCTTTTAACGACAGCGGAGATAATCGATGAATTGATACGTATAGCAAAAGAAATCAACGCTGCTGATAAAAGAGGAGACAAGCTTGGGTTAACAGAAGATGAGCTTGCGTTTTATGATGCTTTGGAAATAAACGATAGTGCAGTAAAAGTTTTAGGTGATGAACAACTGAGAGAGATTGCTCGTGAACTAGCAGAAAAGGTGCGTAAAAACGCAACGATTGACTGGACTGTAAAAGAAAGTGTTAGAGCAAGGCTTATGGTCATCGTGAGAAGAATACTTAATAAATACGGTTATCCTCCTGATAAGCAAAAAATTGCTATTGAGCATGTTATGAAACAAGCAGAGAATCTTGCGGATTTTTGGACAAATACAAAATAG
- a CDS encoding helix-turn-helix transcriptional regulator, whose amino-acid sequence MKREIDKYDFKAFGQAIKAARKAKGISRNQLADQMHIAPRYIASIENSGQHPSLQIFYELVTLLDVSVDQFFFPNNETDKSTQRRQLESLLDDISDNGLRIVTATAKEVKEVETEDE is encoded by the coding sequence ATGAAGCGTGAAATCGACAAATATGATTTTAAGGCTTTCGGTCAAGCCATAAAAGCAGCAAGAAAAGCAAAAGGAATATCGAGGAATCAGTTAGCAGACCAAATGCACATTGCCCCTCGGTATATTGCGTCCATTGAAAATAGTGGACAGCATCCCAGCCTGCAAATCTTTTATGAACTTGTCACTCTTTTAGATGTGTCGGTAGACCAGTTCTTTTTTCCAAATAATGAAACGGACAAATCTACGCAGCGCAGACAGCTTGAAAGCCTGCTTGATGATATAAGCGATAATGGATTGCGGATAGTTACTGCCACAGCAAAAGAGGTTAAGGAAGTCGAAACAGAGGACGAATGA
- a CDS encoding ATP-binding cassette domain-containing protein, whose protein sequence is MSDNYIQVSGARERNLKNINVLIPKKEITVFTGVSGSGKSSLVFDTIAAESQRQLNETYTSFIRHRMPHYGKPDVDTIENLSVAFIINQKRLGGNARSTVGTITDIYSVLRLLFSRIGEPFVGYSDVFSFNNPAGMCEYCEGLGKIETIDIERLLDKNKSLNEGAIRFPTFEPGGWRLTRYIHSGFFDNGKTIKDYSAEELELLLYADGIKVKNPTPEWHKTSLYEGLLPRIERSFLKKEDGEKVRYGKEIERFVVKQDCPHCHGTRLNDKVLSCKVNGKNIAECADMQINELLDFVQSIHAPVAATIVSELVNRIQHMISIGLGYLNLGRETSTLSGGESQRIKMVSQLGSSLTDLTYIFDEPSIGLHPHDISKINELMRLLRDKGNTVLIVEHDPDMIKIADHIIDMGPGAGTHGGEVVYQGNLDGLKTAGTLTGKYLSYCPKLKSDIRAPKGWLSIQNATMHNLKNLSVDIPSGVMTVVTGVAGSGKSTLINGVLPRLYPETVFIDQKGIQASKRSNIATFTGIFDIIRKLFAKRNGVSASLFSFNSQGACPACKGLGVTYTDLAFMDTIVTVCEECHGNRYTDEVLAYQLRGKSIADVLKMTVTEALEYFQEKEIVTVLKRLSDVGITYVSLGQPLSTLSGGELQRIKLASELENGGQIYVLDEPSTGLHMADIKQLISVMNRLVEQNSTLIVIEHNLDIICQADWIIDIGPYAGQNGGKIMFTGLPKDLINCPDSLTGKHLKKYINEK, encoded by the coding sequence ATGTCTGATAATTATATTCAGGTATCAGGTGCAAGGGAACGAAATCTAAAAAACATAAATGTTCTGATACCCAAAAAAGAAATTACGGTTTTTACAGGTGTTTCCGGTTCAGGAAAATCATCTTTGGTATTTGATACAATAGCGGCAGAATCGCAAAGACAATTGAATGAAACCTACACCAGTTTTATCCGCCACCGTATGCCACATTACGGAAAACCCGATGTGGACACCATTGAAAATTTGTCCGTAGCCTTTATTATCAATCAAAAACGATTAGGCGGTAATGCTCGTTCAACAGTTGGGACAATTACAGATATTTATTCTGTATTACGTTTATTGTTTTCCAGAATTGGAGAGCCATTTGTAGGTTATTCAGACGTTTTTTCATTCAACAATCCGGCTGGAATGTGTGAATATTGCGAGGGCTTGGGCAAAATTGAAACCATTGATATTGAAAGGCTGTTAGATAAAAATAAATCCTTAAATGAGGGGGCTATCCGTTTTCCAACTTTTGAACCCGGCGGTTGGCGATTAACCCGCTATATTCATTCAGGCTTTTTTGATAATGGCAAAACAATTAAGGACTATTCTGCCGAAGAACTGGAGCTGTTACTTTACGCTGATGGAATTAAGGTTAAAAATCCTACCCCCGAATGGCATAAAACCTCATTGTATGAGGGTTTGCTTCCACGCATTGAGCGGAGTTTTCTTAAAAAAGAAGATGGCGAAAAGGTTAGATATGGAAAAGAAATTGAGCGGTTTGTTGTAAAACAGGATTGTCCCCACTGTCATGGAACACGCTTGAATGATAAGGTACTATCTTGCAAAGTGAACGGAAAAAATATTGCGGAATGCGCAGATATGCAAATAAATGAGCTTTTGGATTTTGTTCAATCTATTCATGCTCCCGTAGCCGCTACAATCGTTTCGGAACTTGTGAATCGGATTCAGCACATGATATCCATTGGGCTAGGCTATTTAAACTTAGGCAGAGAAACCTCTACACTTTCAGGTGGAGAGTCGCAAAGAATTAAAATGGTTAGCCAGCTTGGCAGTAGCTTGACCGACCTTACTTACATTTTTGACGAACCGAGTATAGGGCTTCACCCTCATGACATAAGCAAAATTAATGAGCTTATGAGGTTGTTGCGTGACAAAGGGAACACTGTTCTGATCGTAGAGCATGATCCAGACATGATAAAAATTGCAGACCATATTATTGATATGGGACCAGGTGCGGGAACCCACGGAGGGGAAGTTGTATATCAAGGAAATTTAGATGGGCTGAAAACAGCGGGTACTCTCACGGGAAAATATTTATCCTACTGCCCCAAACTAAAATCTGATATTCGTGCCCCGAAAGGTTGGCTTTCTATTCAAAATGCAACCATGCATAATTTGAAGAACCTTTCGGTTGATATACCAAGCGGAGTAATGACTGTTGTAACCGGAGTTGCCGGTTCAGGAAAAAGTACGCTTATTAATGGGGTATTGCCACGGTTATATCCAGAAACTGTTTTTATTGACCAGAAAGGAATTCAAGCGTCAAAACGTTCCAACATTGCGACCTTTACAGGTATCTTTGACATTATCAGAAAATTATTTGCGAAAAGGAACGGTGTAAGCGCCTCCCTATTCAGTTTCAATTCACAAGGTGCTTGTCCTGCCTGCAAAGGTCTAGGAGTTACTTATACAGATTTGGCGTTTATGGATACAATTGTTACGGTATGTGAGGAATGTCACGGAAACCGTTATACGGACGAAGTGCTTGCCTATCAGCTAAGAGGAAAAAGTATTGCCGATGTTCTTAAAATGACGGTCACAGAAGCCTTAGAATATTTTCAGGAAAAAGAAATCGTAACGGTACTAAAACGGCTTTCAGACGTTGGTATCACTTATGTTTCTTTAGGACAACCATTAAGCACGCTTTCAGGTGGTGAATTACAGCGAATTAAACTTGCTTCCGAACTCGAAAACGGTGGTCAGATTTATGTTTTGGACGAACCGTCAACAGGTTTGCATATGGCTGATATAAAACAGTTGATTAGTGTAATGAATCGCCTTGTAGAACAAAATTCCACTCTTATTGTTATAGAACACAATTTGGATATTATTTGTCAAGCAGATTGGATTATTGACATAGGCCCCTATGCAGGACAGAATGGTGGTAAGATTATGTTTACAGGATTACCAAAAGATTTAATCAACTGTCCAGATTCTTTAACTGGAAAGCACCTGAAAAAGTATATTAATGAAAAATAG
- the kwaB gene encoding anti-phage protein KwaB, translating to MTIAELREKLNCLYEDGAGAVAYFILKIENQLCIRMVDIKNEFLDDLKTCYLNSLTTSIMNTEDARVEELQLLQISVADQRDNALYEYDLEDIPDEFAFFNTIAQDGEQQIFSSNNDSLKDLFGYVIAVGTNQNKALLFKKHFTTSYFSPEKFCIFESDHRFTKLEKPMIRLDTNFEMLYVDGTIVIKKLDTLEKYAGFHDVIKREATVSVQAITEADIVDNAEVLRDMVDEVSFARKLTKTAKGSPVLGKIPTPAIINFVKNHPKLKDKIKLTQDERKLHLDTKESKKQFLKMLNDDYLRSELTQAYYDSLAKDTLTVEEQGGE from the coding sequence ATGACGATTGCTGAATTAAGAGAAAAATTGAATTGCCTTTATGAAGACGGAGCTGGTGCTGTTGCATATTTTATTCTTAAAATTGAAAACCAATTATGTATTAGAATGGTTGATATTAAGAATGAATTCCTGGATGACTTAAAAACTTGTTATCTAAACAGTCTTACTACCTCAATAATGAATACGGAGGATGCTAGAGTTGAAGAATTACAACTTTTGCAGATATCTGTTGCAGACCAAAGAGACAATGCCTTATATGAATATGACCTCGAGGACATTCCTGATGAATTCGCATTTTTTAATACAATTGCACAGGATGGAGAACAACAAATTTTTTCGTCCAATAACGATAGTTTAAAAGATTTATTCGGATATGTGATTGCTGTAGGAACCAATCAGAACAAAGCGTTGCTCTTTAAAAAGCATTTTACAACAAGTTATTTTAGTCCTGAAAAGTTTTGTATTTTTGAATCAGATCATAGGTTTACTAAATTAGAAAAACCAATGATTAGGCTTGATACTAATTTCGAGATGCTTTATGTTGATGGGACAATCGTAATTAAAAAACTTGACACATTAGAAAAATATGCAGGTTTCCATGATGTTATCAAACGAGAGGCTACTGTAAGTGTACAGGCTATCACAGAGGCAGACATTGTTGATAATGCTGAAGTTCTGAGAGATATGGTAGATGAAGTGAGTTTTGCGAGAAAGCTTACCAAAACCGCAAAAGGGTCACCTGTTCTTGGCAAAATACCAACACCAGCCATCATAAACTTTGTCAAAAATCATCCTAAATTAAAGGATAAGATTAAGCTTACTCAAGACGAAAGAAAGTTGCATCTTGATACAAAGGAATCAAAAAAGCAGTTTTTGAAGATGTTAAACGATGATTATTTACGTTCTGAATTAACACAGGCTTATTACGACAGCTTAGCAAAGGACACATTAACAGTTGAAGAACAAGGTGGTGAGTGA
- a CDS encoding restriction endonuclease subunit S produces the protein MSEWKKCKLGDYAKVLGGYAFKSADFKETADYPVIKIKNIASGKIDMSSCQYITNEIAIRASNYEAKTKDILIAMTGSHITQPSSMVGRVTRYSLEHKAYINQRVGKIVSTDSENLDEDFLFYHMIQDDTVFSLANIASGSANQANISATQIEEVVIDLPDLPEQQAVAEVLSSLDDKIDLLSRQNKTLEDLAQTYFRQWFVESNNNDNIFVSDLAKLNNVSVNPSKKPLEPFYHYSLPSFDDGHTPAIELGQAILSNKYIVQPNTILISKLNPIKPRIWRIGETVASNSVCSTEFQVLNPFDMKHYLFLYCLMKSYDVVQSFAMSASGTSGSHQRIRPEYITEVETPAPDERLLDKFNDVFTPVMGKVDKNQAEIITLQKLRDTLLPKLISGEVRIKM, from the coding sequence GTGAGTGAATGGAAAAAGTGTAAGCTAGGTGACTATGCAAAAGTATTAGGTGGATATGCATTTAAATCAGCTGATTTTAAAGAAACAGCTGATTATCCAGTAATAAAAATTAAAAATATTGCTAGTGGAAAAATTGATATGAGTAGTTGTCAATATATCACAAATGAAATTGCTATAAGAGCCAGTAATTATGAAGCCAAAACCAAAGATATACTTATTGCAATGACTGGGTCACATATTACTCAACCATCTTCAATGGTAGGTCGTGTTACACGATATAGTTTAGAGCATAAAGCGTATATAAACCAAAGAGTTGGAAAGATCGTCAGTACAGATAGTGAAAATCTTGATGAGGATTTTTTGTTTTACCATATGATACAAGATGACACAGTTTTTTCATTAGCTAATATAGCTAGCGGCAGTGCTAATCAAGCAAATATATCTGCAACACAAATAGAAGAAGTGGTAATAGATTTACCTGATTTACCCGAACAACAAGCCGTAGCAGAAGTATTGTCCTCTCTTGACGATAAAATAGACCTGTTAAGTCGCCAAAACAAAACCCTTGAAGATTTGGCACAGACTTATTTTAGACAGTGGTTTGTAGAGAGCAACAATAACGATAATATTTTTGTTTCAGACCTTGCGAAGCTAAATAATGTAAGCGTAAATCCATCAAAAAAGCCACTGGAACCTTTTTATCATTATAGTCTACCGTCTTTCGATGATGGGCATACACCTGCTATCGAATTGGGGCAAGCAATTTTAAGCAACAAATATATTGTGCAGCCAAACACTATTCTAATTTCAAAACTAAACCCAATAAAACCTCGCATTTGGAGAATAGGCGAAACGGTAGCATCTAACAGCGTATGCTCTACTGAGTTTCAAGTATTAAATCCGTTTGATATGAAACATTATCTATTCTTGTATTGCTTGATGAAATCTTATGATGTAGTGCAATCATTTGCTATGAGTGCATCTGGCACAAGCGGTAGTCATCAGAGAATCCGCCCAGAATATATAACAGAGGTTGAAACACCTGCTCCAGATGAGAGGTTACTTGATAAATTTAATGATGTGTTTACACCTGTTATGGGAAAAGTGGATAAAAATCAAGCCGAAATAATCACTCTACAAAAATTAAGAGATACCCTACTTCCGAAGCTTATCAGCGGTGAGGTTAGGATAAAAATGTAA
- a CDS encoding sigma factor-like helix-turn-helix DNA-binding protein gives MKTINLKDYYPFYTQDTFVDVPDELLAIFEESAKAEAAYERKKFRYKAHYSLDRGDGIEHDILFVSLSPDEIYERKLTSQQLHAAIASLPDKQAKRIYAHYFMGMSKSAIAKAEGVNKSQISRSIKKALRSIEIYLKNVF, from the coding sequence ATGAAAACAATAAATTTAAAAGATTATTACCCCTTCTACACACAAGACACCTTTGTGGACGTTCCTGATGAACTATTAGCTATCTTTGAGGAATCTGCAAAAGCTGAAGCAGCATACGAGAGAAAAAAATTTCGCTATAAAGCTCACTATTCCCTTGACCGTGGCGATGGAATTGAGCATGACATCTTGTTTGTTTCGCTCTCACCCGATGAGATTTACGAACGTAAGCTCACAAGTCAGCAGCTCCATGCTGCCATTGCCTCTCTGCCTGACAAGCAGGCAAAGCGGATCTATGCTCATTATTTTATGGGCATGAGTAAGTCTGCTATTGCCAAAGCTGAAGGAGTGAATAAAAGTCAAATATCACGCTCTATTAAAAAGGCTTTAAGAAGTATAGAAATATATTTAAAAAACGTTTTTTAA